In Rosa chinensis cultivar Old Blush chromosome 1, RchiOBHm-V2, whole genome shotgun sequence, a genomic segment contains:
- the LOC112181617 gene encoding agamous-like MADS-box protein AGL80 has protein sequence MARKKVRMSYITNNSARKTTFKKRKKGMMKKLSELSTLCGVDACVVIYSPFDSQPEVWPSPSRVKNVLEKFKNMPMIEKSQKMLNQESFLRGMISKTNEQLKKVRKQNHEKELRHTMFQSLTTGIPQFQNLNLMDMGDLEQLINQKLDEINSIIENLSEEVIENETKMSKLNNNACEGIHGM, from the coding sequence ATGGCTAGAAAGAAAGTCAGAATGTCCTACATTACCAACAATTCAGCAAGGAAAACTACAttcaagaaaaggaaaaagggtaTGATGAAGAAGTTGAGCGAATTGAGCACTCTCTGTGGAGTTGATGCATGTGTTGTTATTTACAGCCCATTTGATTCTCAACCTGAGGTTTGGCCTTCTCCATCTAGAGTCAAAAATGTTCTTGAGAAATTCAAGAACATGCCTATGATAGAGAAGAGCCAAAAGATGTTGAACCAAGAAAGCTTTCTGAGGGGGATGATATCTAAAACGAATGAGCAATTGAAGAAAGTAAGAAAGCAAAATCATGAGAAGGAATTGAGACATACCATGTTCCAAAGTCTCACAACAGGAATTCCCCAATTCCAGAATCTGAATCTGATGGATATGGGTGATCTTGAGCAGCTTATCAACCAGAAATTAGATGAGATTAATAGCATAATAGAGAATCTCAGTGAGGAGGTGATCGAAAATGAAACCAAAATGTCCAAGTTGAACAATAATGCATGCGAAGGAATCCATGGCATGTGA